A window of Proteus columbae contains these coding sequences:
- the dtpB gene encoding dipeptide/tripeptide permease DtpB: protein MDKPAQVGLLQQPKPFFMIFFVELWERFGYYGVQGILAVYFVSKLGFSQEQAFITFGAFSALVYGLISIGGYVGDHLLGTKRTIVLGAIVLAIGYFMTGMSIMYPNLIFYALGTIAVGNGLFKANPASLLAKCYPPKDPRLDGAFTLFYMSINIGSLISLSIAPVLAERYGYALTYNICGIGLIMALLVYFFCRKMVANIGSEPDHLPMNFSKLLLVIAGSIAMVFVCAWLLHNVMIANIVLVSLSIIVVFIYFREAFKQKDRVARNKMYVAFVLMLEAVVFYILYAQMPTSLNFFAIHNVHHTLLGFDINPVSFQALNPFWIIIASPILAIAYSHFGAKGKDFSMPAKFTAGMLLCSLGFLTAAASGMWFADAQGLTSPWFIVLVYLFQSLGELMISALGLAMVAAFVPQYMMGFILGMWFLTQATAYLLGGYVATFTAAPEGITDPLQTLPIYTDVFGKIGIVTLIVGLVMWATVPLLNRMMKEESKDVKVAG, encoded by the coding sequence ATGGATAAACCCGCTCAAGTCGGTTTATTACAACAGCCTAAACCATTCTTTATGATTTTCTTTGTAGAATTATGGGAACGTTTTGGTTACTACGGCGTACAAGGTATTCTTGCCGTTTATTTTGTTAGTAAACTCGGTTTCTCTCAAGAACAGGCTTTCATTACTTTTGGTGCATTCTCTGCACTGGTTTATGGGCTTATTTCTATTGGTGGTTATGTTGGTGACCACTTATTAGGAACAAAACGAACCATTGTTTTAGGTGCTATTGTTTTGGCTATCGGTTATTTCATGACTGGTATGTCAATTATGTATCCTAATTTAATTTTCTACGCATTGGGAACTATCGCAGTAGGTAATGGTTTATTTAAAGCCAATCCTGCAAGTTTATTAGCGAAATGCTATCCACCTAAAGATCCACGTCTTGATGGCGCATTTACGCTATTTTATATGTCGATCAATATCGGCTCATTAATTTCTTTATCTATCGCCCCGGTACTTGCTGAACGTTACGGATATGCACTGACTTATAATATCTGTGGTATTGGCTTGATCATGGCGTTATTAGTTTATTTCTTCTGTCGTAAAATGGTTGCCAATATTGGTTCTGAACCAGACCATTTACCGATGAACTTTAGCAAACTGTTATTAGTTATTGCTGGCTCAATTGCTATGGTATTTGTTTGTGCATGGTTATTGCACAACGTGATGATTGCAAATATTGTCTTAGTTAGCTTGTCTATTATTGTTGTCTTCATTTATTTCCGTGAAGCCTTTAAACAAAAAGACAGAGTTGCTCGTAATAAAATGTATGTTGCATTTGTTCTGATGTTAGAAGCTGTTGTTTTCTACATTCTGTATGCTCAGATGCCAACTTCACTGAACTTCTTTGCTATTCATAATGTTCATCACACGCTTTTAGGCTTTGATATTAACCCTGTAAGCTTCCAAGCACTAAACCCATTCTGGATCATTATTGCTAGCCCAATCCTTGCTATCGCTTACAGCCATTTTGGCGCGAAAGGTAAAGATTTCTCAATGCCAGCGAAGTTTACTGCTGGTATGCTTCTGTGCTCATTAGGATTCCTTACAGCGGCAGCATCAGGTATGTGGTTTGCTGATGCTCAAGGCTTAACATCACCTTGGTTTATCGTTTTGGTTTACTTATTCCAGAGCTTAGGTGAACTGATGATCAGTGCGTTAGGTTTAGCAATGGTTGCAGCATTCGTACCGCAATACATGATGGGCTTTATTTTAGGTATGTGGTTCTTAACACAAGCCACGGCTTATCTGTTAGGGGGTTATGTAGCGACTTTCACAGCAGCACCAGAAGGTATTACTGATCCACTACAAACATTACCTATTTACACTGATGTATTTGGTAAAATTGGTATTGTGACCTTAATTGTTGGTTTAGTGATGTGGGCAACAGTACCTTTACTGAACCGCATGATGAAAGAAGAAAGCAAAGACGTTAAAGTCGCTGGCTAA
- the hpaC gene encoding 4-hydroxyphenylacetate 3-monooxygenase, reductase component — protein MSEEKQANPLFRDAMASLGAAVNIVATNGDAGCCGLTATAVCSVTDNPPTVMVCINSKSQMNAIFQENGKLSINILNHEQEEMACHFAGMTGLAMAERFTQPGWQHGQLQQPVLANALACLEGDIYDVRQVGTHFVYMTEIKNISVREDGDGLIYFKRRFHSVKNEQVPIPV, from the coding sequence ATGTCTGAGGAAAAACAGGCTAACCCACTTTTTCGGGATGCGATGGCAAGCTTAGGTGCTGCGGTCAATATCGTGGCAACAAATGGTGATGCGGGATGTTGTGGCTTAACAGCAACAGCAGTATGTTCTGTTACTGATAACCCGCCTACCGTGATGGTCTGCATCAACAGTAAAAGCCAGATGAACGCTATTTTTCAAGAAAATGGAAAATTAAGCATCAATATATTGAATCATGAGCAAGAAGAAATGGCATGTCATTTCGCCGGAATGACAGGGCTTGCGATGGCAGAGCGTTTTACCCAACCAGGATGGCAACACGGACAATTACAACAACCCGTATTAGCAAATGCCCTCGCCTGCTTAGAAGGTGATATTTATGATGTACGCCAAGTGGGTACACATTTTGTTTATATGACCGAAATTAAGAATATTTCGGTGCGTGAAGATGGTGATGGGCTTATTTATTTCAAGCGTCGTTTCCATTCTGTTAAAAATGAACAAGTACCAATCCCTGTTTAA
- the hpaR gene encoding homoprotocatechuate degradation operon regulator HpaR, with product MHESLTIALLQARESAMGFFRPVLKEHNLTEQQWRIIRVLADKRSIDFHELAQKACILRPSLTGILIRMERDELICRLKPVSDQRKLFVSLSANGQNLYDIIQPKIDKGYQLIEQKFSTEKLQRLSGLLKELIALEADDSAQAEK from the coding sequence ATGCATGAATCATTAACTATCGCGCTATTACAAGCTCGGGAATCTGCAATGGGTTTTTTTCGACCTGTTCTCAAAGAGCATAATCTGACAGAACAGCAGTGGCGGATTATTCGAGTACTTGCGGATAAGCGTTCTATTGATTTTCACGAATTAGCGCAAAAAGCGTGTATTCTTCGACCTAGTTTAACGGGCATTCTGATTAGAATGGAAAGGGACGAATTAATTTGTCGCTTAAAACCCGTGAGTGACCAACGTAAGCTGTTTGTCTCTCTTTCTGCTAATGGTCAAAATTTATACGACATAATTCAGCCTAAAATAGATAAAGGCTATCAATTAATTGAGCAAAAATTTTCCACTGAAAAATTACAGCGACTGTCAGGTCTATTAAAAGAGTTGATTGCTTTAGAGGCTGATGACTCGGCGCAAGCTGAAAAATAA
- the betT gene encoding choline BCCT transporter BetT: MSQQNDITPQKVRMKINPPVFYTSALLILLVVGFSALFPELANDKLSHLQENLFTNASWFYILAVALILLSVTYLGLSRFGEIKLGPDHARPHFSYFAWFAMLFSAGMGIGLMFFGVAEPVMHYLMPPTGEAQTIEAAKEAMRLTFFHWGLHAWAIYAIVALILAFFSYRHGLPLTLRSALYPIIGDRIHGPIGHAVDIFAVMGTVFGVATSLGFGVLQVNAGLNHLFNVPINPTVQVVLIVVITGLATISVVSGLEKGIRFLSELNLGLAVILLLLVIILGPTVLILKSFVENTGGYLSEIVSKTFNLYAYEPKSSDWLGGWTLLYWGWWLSWSPFVGMFIARISRGRTIREFVVGVLFVPAGFTLLWMTVFGNTAIHLIKDKGAEALANIVQQDVSLALFEFLNYFPLSSVLSFFAMLMVVVFFVTSADSGAMVVDTLASGGDSETPVWQRIFWAGLMGVSAITLLLAGGLTALQTVTIASALPFSMVLLASIYGLIKALRVDVYKRDSQQLTTIAPPASRNPIPWQRRLRNIAYFPKRSHVKRFMDEVIQPSMEMVSAELSKQATQCFIHNEEDDRIGFEVDLGDDMNFFYEVRLRFYTQPAFALAGLSDEERDEEHKYYRAEIHLKEGGQDYDVMGWTKEQIIHDILDQYEKHIHFLHVLGKQ; encoded by the coding sequence ATGAGTCAACAAAACGATATAACCCCTCAAAAAGTTAGGATGAAAATTAATCCTCCCGTTTTTTATACATCAGCGCTATTAATTTTATTGGTCGTTGGCTTCTCTGCATTATTTCCAGAGCTGGCGAATGATAAACTCAGTCATCTTCAGGAAAATCTCTTCACGAATGCGAGTTGGTTCTACATTCTAGCCGTTGCATTGATTTTGCTGAGTGTGACTTATTTAGGGCTTTCTCGGTTTGGTGAAATCAAATTAGGCCCTGATCATGCTCGCCCTCACTTTAGTTATTTTGCTTGGTTTGCCATGCTCTTTTCAGCAGGAATGGGGATTGGCTTAATGTTCTTTGGTGTTGCTGAACCTGTTATGCATTATCTGATGCCTCCAACCGGTGAAGCTCAAACCATAGAAGCCGCAAAAGAAGCCATGCGATTAACCTTTTTCCACTGGGGATTACATGCATGGGCAATTTACGCCATTGTCGCTTTGATCTTAGCTTTCTTCTCTTATCGCCATGGTTTACCGTTAACACTGCGTTCTGCACTTTATCCAATTATTGGTGATCGCATACATGGCCCAATTGGCCATGCTGTTGATATTTTCGCTGTTATGGGAACCGTATTTGGTGTCGCAACTTCCCTTGGTTTTGGTGTTCTGCAAGTTAATGCGGGTTTAAATCACCTCTTTAATGTACCTATTAACCCAACGGTTCAAGTCGTATTGATTGTTGTGATCACAGGGCTTGCAACCATTTCTGTTGTTTCTGGTTTAGAAAAAGGCATTCGTTTTTTATCTGAACTTAACTTAGGATTGGCGGTTATTCTTCTTTTATTAGTCATAATTCTCGGTCCAACTGTATTGATATTAAAATCATTTGTTGAAAATACAGGGGGATATCTATCCGAAATTGTCAGTAAAACCTTTAATCTTTACGCATACGAGCCAAAATCGAGTGATTGGTTAGGGGGATGGACACTGCTTTATTGGGGTTGGTGGCTTTCATGGTCACCATTTGTAGGGATGTTTATCGCCCGTATTTCACGAGGTCGTACTATTCGTGAATTTGTTGTCGGTGTTCTGTTTGTTCCTGCTGGCTTTACTTTACTCTGGATGACCGTTTTTGGTAACACAGCGATTCATTTAATCAAAGATAAAGGGGCAGAAGCCCTCGCCAATATCGTACAACAAGATGTGTCATTGGCTTTATTTGAGTTCTTAAATTATTTCCCATTATCATCTGTTTTATCCTTCTTTGCGATGTTGATGGTCGTTGTCTTCTTTGTGACTTCAGCAGACTCAGGCGCGATGGTTGTTGATACTTTAGCTTCTGGTGGTGATAGCGAAACACCAGTATGGCAACGCATTTTCTGGGCGGGTTTAATGGGCGTTTCTGCAATTACTTTATTGTTAGCGGGTGGTTTAACTGCACTACAAACAGTAACCATTGCAAGTGCACTTCCTTTCTCGATGGTATTGCTTGCTTCTATTTATGGACTAATAAAAGCATTGAGAGTGGATGTATATAAACGTGATAGCCAACAACTAACGACAATTGCACCACCAGCAAGCCGCAATCCGATCCCTTGGCAACGCCGTTTAAGAAATATTGCCTATTTTCCTAAACGCTCTCATGTAAAACGTTTTATGGATGAAGTGATCCAACCCTCAATGGAAATGGTGTCTGCTGAGTTAAGTAAGCAAGCAACGCAATGTTTTATCCATAATGAAGAAGATGATCGAATTGGTTTTGAAGTCGATTTAGGCGATGACATGAATTTCTTCTATGAAGTTCGCCTACGTTTTTATACTCAACCTGCCTTTGCTTTAGCTGGATTAAGTGATGAAGAAAGAGACGAAGAGCATAAATATTATCGTGCTGAAATTCATTTAAAAGAAGGTGGGCAAGATTACGATGTAATGGGTTGGACGAAAGAACAAATCATTCACGATATTCTTGATCAGTACGAAAAACACATTCACTTTTTACATGTGTTAGGTAAACAATAA
- a CDS encoding DUF421 domain-containing protein has product MEYYFLVIIKFIIGFTIILAHMNLSGKTQLSQLTPIDFIGNFVLGGIMGGVIYTDAIPLYQYIIVFLIGVCFISLLNYISKHFNFFRAVTIGNPIPIIKKGEFIMENIMEKKNKIDILNITSRLHAQGIHSYQEVNYAQIEPDGQITVVCDGAKMPSIIVMKDGVIRTSELAQIEKDEVWLQDEMKNQHIDKSEDVFLAEFWDGKVNFILQDGKIKRTAPLKDN; this is encoded by the coding sequence ATGGAATATTACTTTCTGGTTATTATCAAATTTATTATTGGTTTTACTATCATATTAGCCCATATGAATTTATCGGGTAAAACACAACTTTCTCAATTAACACCTATTGATTTTATTGGTAATTTTGTGCTCGGTGGCATTATGGGTGGGGTAATTTATACTGATGCGATCCCTCTTTATCAATATATTATCGTCTTCTTAATTGGTGTTTGTTTTATCTCTTTGCTTAATTATATCAGCAAGCACTTCAATTTTTTCCGTGCAGTGACCATTGGTAATCCCATTCCTATTATCAAGAAGGGAGAGTTTATTATGGAAAACATCATGGAGAAAAAAAATAAAATAGACATTCTTAACATCACGTCTCGTCTTCATGCTCAAGGTATTCATTCATATCAGGAAGTCAATTACGCCCAGATTGAACCTGATGGGCAAATCACGGTGGTATGTGATGGTGCAAAAATGCCTTCGATTATTGTCATGAAAGACGGAGTTATTCGAACATCAGAATTAGCGCAAATAGAAAAAGATGAAGTGTGGCTACAAGATGAGATGAAAAATCAACATATAGATAAATCAGAAGATGTTTTCTTGGCGGAATTTTGGGATGGCAAAGTGAATTTTATTTTGCAAGATGGAAAGATAAAACGTACCGCGCCATTGAAGGATAATTAA
- the rnz gene encoding ribonuclease Z: protein MELTFLGTNAGVPSKDRNVTSMVLDLQNKQKSMWMFDCGEATQHQILHTRVKLPRLNKIFITHLHGDHIFGLPGLLCSRSMGGTETLLTVYGPTGIKAFIETSLTLSQSYLTYPINIVEIDKAGFLFEEEGMKVSCEALSHPVPCFGYRLEEENKPGKLDAEKLKAENIPAGSWLQDLKQGKTITLPDGRTIDGKDYIGDEIEGRCIAIFGDTQPTPNALKLANNADVIVHEATFKHEMAEQANSRGHSTTVQAATLAKEANAKKLIITHISSRYLPEDCVELLNESQQIFSHTEMASDFEVFKL from the coding sequence ATGGAGCTCACTTTTTTAGGCACTAACGCAGGCGTTCCTTCTAAAGATCGCAATGTCACAAGTATGGTGCTCGATTTACAAAATAAACAAAAAAGTATGTGGATGTTTGATTGTGGTGAAGCGACACAACATCAAATATTACATACCCGCGTGAAACTACCGCGTTTAAATAAAATTTTTATTACCCACTTACATGGCGATCATATTTTTGGTTTACCGGGATTACTTTGTAGTCGCTCAATGGGTGGAACGGAAACACTTTTAACAGTATATGGTCCTACGGGTATAAAAGCCTTTATAGAAACGTCGCTAACATTAAGCCAATCCTATTTAACTTACCCTATTAATATTGTAGAAATTGACAAAGCAGGTTTTCTTTTTGAAGAAGAAGGTATGAAAGTCAGTTGTGAGGCACTGTCTCACCCCGTACCTTGTTTTGGTTACCGCTTAGAAGAAGAAAACAAACCAGGTAAGCTAGATGCAGAAAAACTGAAAGCGGAAAATATTCCAGCAGGCTCTTGGTTACAAGACTTAAAGCAAGGCAAAACCATAACATTACCAGATGGACGAACAATTGATGGTAAAGACTATATTGGTGATGAAATAGAAGGTCGTTGTATTGCTATTTTTGGGGATACTCAACCAACCCCTAATGCATTAAAGCTGGCTAATAATGCTGATGTTATTGTTCATGAAGCAACGTTTAAGCATGAAATGGCAGAGCAAGCAAATAGTCGCGGACATTCAACAACTGTGCAAGCGGCAACATTAGCAAAAGAGGCTAATGCTAAAAAGCTGATTATTACTCATATTAGTAGCCGTTATTTACCCGAAGACTGCGTTGAGTTACTCAATGAAAGCCAACAGATCTTTAGCCATACTGAAATGGCTTCTGATTTTGAGGTATTTAAGTTGTAA
- the rtcR gene encoding RNA repair transcriptional activator RtcR, producing MKRKVVIGVLGTTLDKRGKSHKRWNSWRPTISICHQKDFPVSRLVMIHQPNDSMLASKITEDIHTVSPDTEVLPYEIDICDPWDLEEVYSHFLDFAVNYPFDTENEEYYVHITTGTHIAQICWFLLTEAHYLPAKLLQTSPSSKIENEDGIKTVQSSTGSYAVIDLDLSRYTKLTSRFEHYHNESLSFLKSGIATRNERFNTLIAQIERVALRSVAPILLTGPTGAGKSFLAQRIYELRQSRHFVKGRFIAVNCATLRGDNAMSTLFGHVKGAFTGALQTRQGLLREADKGILFLDEIAELGLDEQAMLLKAIEEKSFYPYGSDTEVQSDFQLIAGTHRDMDKQIAKGLFREDLYARINLWSFSLPSLANRKEDIEPNIDYELHHFAKLYQKAIRFNADAKSHYIRFATSEQALWRGNFRELSASITRMATLAENGRITLPLVDEEINRLKQNWGVASSSLFNSTDIDLFDLSQLNTVIKTCQQSSTLSEAGRKLFAVSRQNKKQPNDADRLRKYLAKFDLSWEQIRHGE from the coding sequence ATGAAACGCAAAGTGGTGATTGGTGTTTTAGGCACAACATTAGATAAACGAGGTAAAAGTCATAAAAGATGGAACTCATGGCGCCCAACAATTTCGATTTGCCATCAAAAAGATTTCCCCGTTAGTCGATTGGTCATGATCCATCAACCTAATGATTCAATGTTAGCGTCAAAAATCACTGAAGATATTCATACTGTCTCCCCTGACACAGAGGTATTACCTTACGAAATTGACATTTGTGATCCTTGGGATCTAGAAGAGGTTTATAGTCACTTTCTTGATTTTGCAGTAAATTATCCATTTGATACTGAAAATGAAGAATATTATGTACATATCACAACAGGTACGCACATTGCCCAGATTTGCTGGTTCCTCCTGACTGAAGCCCATTACTTACCTGCAAAACTATTACAAACCTCTCCTTCTTCTAAAATAGAAAATGAAGATGGCATCAAAACAGTACAATCATCCACAGGTAGTTATGCTGTTATTGATCTCGATTTAAGCCGTTATACAAAACTAACGAGCCGATTTGAGCATTACCATAATGAGTCCCTCTCTTTCTTAAAATCTGGGATCGCCACACGTAATGAACGTTTTAATACTTTAATTGCTCAAATTGAACGTGTTGCATTACGCTCCGTTGCGCCTATTTTATTAACAGGCCCCACAGGCGCTGGAAAATCATTCCTTGCTCAACGTATTTATGAATTACGACAGTCTCGCCATTTTGTAAAAGGTCGTTTTATTGCTGTTAACTGTGCCACTTTGCGTGGTGACAATGCAATGTCCACTTTATTTGGGCATGTAAAAGGGGCATTTACAGGCGCATTACAAACCAGACAAGGATTATTAAGAGAAGCCGATAAAGGGATTTTATTTCTTGATGAAATTGCAGAGTTAGGACTTGATGAGCAAGCCATGTTGCTTAAAGCGATAGAAGAGAAATCTTTTTATCCTTATGGCTCAGATACTGAGGTACAAAGTGATTTTCAGCTGATCGCAGGAACGCATCGTGATATGGACAAGCAAATTGCGAAAGGACTTTTTCGTGAAGATCTCTATGCAAGGATCAACTTATGGTCTTTTTCATTACCGAGTTTAGCCAATCGTAAAGAGGATATTGAGCCTAATATTGATTATGAATTGCATCACTTTGCAAAGCTTTATCAAAAGGCAATCCGTTTTAACGCTGATGCAAAATCACACTATATTCGATTTGCAACATCTGAACAGGCATTATGGCGTGGCAATTTCCGTGAACTTAGTGCTAGTATAACGCGAATGGCAACACTTGCCGAAAATGGTCGTATTACCCTTCCTCTTGTTGATGAAGAAATTAATCGTTTAAAACAAAATTGGGGAGTTGCTTCCTCTTCTTTATTTAATAGCACTGATATTGATCTTTTCGATCTTAGCCAACTGAATACCGTTATCAAAACGTGTCAGCAATCATCAACACTCTCAGAAGCCGGTAGAAAACTTTTCGCAGTATCAAGACAAAATAAAAAACAACCCAACGATGCCGATCGCCTACGTAAGTATCTTGCGAAATTCGATTTAAGTTGGGAACAAATTAGACATGGAGAATAA
- a CDS encoding slipin family protein, whose amino-acid sequence MRTTIKVKQGQLGLLKKDDEYIDVLVAGEHKFFDLRRQLSVELVELNGPAIEKEKAEFLRQYHPEWVSEYCFDIVLSDEEIGLLYENSSLKEILAPSTRRLYWNYAQRSMEVLSANELEVSPTLVKKLQHPKLRNQTVKGSEGVLSVDIPTWHAGIIRVDGEVQSLLPPGLKGYWRYQHKVDVEVVDMRLQTLDVSGQEILTKDKVTLRINLSASWRYSDVLSAYQLLSSPLEFLYKELQFALREAVGTRTLDELLENKTLIDTLVSEKISEVTKGYGIEVASLGVKDIVLPGEMKTILAQVVEAEKSAQANVIRRREETSATRSLLNTAKVMENNPVALRLKELETVERIAERIDKISVYGGLDQVLNGLVQIKGAQA is encoded by the coding sequence ATAAGAACAACAATAAAAGTGAAACAAGGACAGCTGGGTTTATTAAAGAAGGATGATGAGTATATTGACGTCCTTGTAGCTGGTGAGCATAAATTTTTCGATCTTCGTCGCCAATTAAGTGTTGAGCTGGTGGAGTTAAACGGCCCTGCAATTGAAAAAGAGAAAGCCGAGTTTTTACGCCAATATCATCCAGAATGGGTGAGTGAATATTGTTTTGATATTGTGCTATCTGATGAAGAGATTGGCTTACTCTATGAAAATAGCTCACTCAAAGAGATCTTAGCGCCGAGTACTCGCCGTCTTTATTGGAATTATGCACAACGCTCAATGGAAGTGTTGTCAGCAAATGAATTGGAAGTTTCGCCAACTTTGGTTAAAAAATTGCAGCATCCAAAATTACGTAACCAAACTGTAAAAGGCAGTGAAGGTGTATTAAGTGTGGATATTCCGACATGGCATGCTGGCATTATCCGTGTTGATGGTGAAGTTCAATCACTATTGCCGCCGGGATTAAAAGGCTATTGGCGTTATCAGCACAAAGTTGATGTTGAGGTTGTTGATATGCGCTTACAAACACTCGATGTGAGTGGTCAAGAGATCTTAACGAAAGACAAAGTAACATTACGCATTAATTTGTCAGCAAGTTGGCGTTATAGCGATGTGCTTTCAGCGTACCAATTACTGAGTTCACCTCTTGAGTTCTTATATAAAGAGTTGCAGTTTGCGTTACGTGAAGCCGTAGGAACAAGAACATTAGATGAATTATTAGAGAATAAAACGCTGATTGACACTTTAGTGAGTGAAAAAATCAGTGAAGTGACTAAAGGATATGGTATTGAAGTGGCTTCATTAGGGGTAAAAGATATTGTTTTACCAGGCGAAATGAAAACGATTTTAGCGCAAGTGGTTGAGGCAGAAAAATCAGCACAGGCTAATGTTATTCGTCGAAGAGAAGAGACATCCGCAACACGCTCTTTATTAAATACGGCAAAAGTGATGGAAAACAATCCAGTAGCCTTACGATTAAAAGAGCTAGAAACCGTAGAACGTATTGCAGAACGTATTGATAAGATTTCCGTTTATGGCGGTTTAGACCAAGTATTAAACGGGTTAGTACAAATTAAAGGGGCACAGGCATGA
- a CDS encoding RtcB family protein: MILDHQIVKEAGTAEIKMWTNGVPVEADALKQLINTAKMPFIFKHMAVMPDVHLGKGSTIGSVIPTKGAIIPAAVGVDIGCGMIAVKTSLHANDLPDNLFAIRTAIERAVPHGRTSYQSGNDRGSWKNPPKLVDQHWQQLEGRFKVLTDKYPRLRNTNNYRHLGTLGTGNHFIELCLDESDNVWVMLHSGSRGVGNAIGTLFIQMAQEDMREHIANLPDKNLAYLKEGTLFYDDYIEAIEWAQDFARHNREIMMERVLAALSTQITKPFTTQQQAVNCHHNYVQKEMHFGEEVLVTRKGAVSAQKGEMGIIPGSMGAKSFIVRGKGNAESFCSCSHGAGRVMSRTAAKKAFSVEDQIRATAHVECRKDEDVIDEIPMAYKDIDAVMKAQLSLVEVVHTLRQVVCVKG, from the coding sequence ATGATATTGGATCATCAAATAGTAAAAGAAGCAGGAACTGCTGAAATCAAAATGTGGACAAATGGTGTACCTGTTGAAGCAGATGCTCTAAAACAACTTATTAATACCGCGAAGATGCCTTTTATTTTCAAACATATGGCAGTAATGCCAGATGTTCACTTAGGGAAAGGTTCAACAATCGGGAGTGTTATTCCAACAAAAGGCGCGATTATTCCAGCTGCTGTTGGTGTGGATATTGGGTGTGGAATGATTGCGGTGAAAACATCATTACACGCAAATGATCTGCCAGATAATTTATTTGCCATAAGAACGGCAATAGAAAGAGCAGTACCTCATGGAAGAACAAGTTATCAATCAGGGAATGATCGTGGTTCATGGAAGAACCCACCTAAACTTGTTGATCAACATTGGCAACAACTTGAAGGGCGTTTTAAGGTTTTAACTGATAAGTACCCACGTTTACGAAATACGAATAACTATCGTCACCTTGGTACATTAGGAACAGGAAATCACTTTATCGAATTGTGTCTTGATGAATCAGATAATGTTTGGGTAATGCTACATAGTGGCTCTCGTGGTGTTGGTAATGCTATCGGTACGTTATTTATACAAATGGCACAAGAAGATATGAGGGAACATATCGCTAATTTACCTGATAAAAACTTAGCGTATTTAAAAGAAGGAACGCTTTTCTATGATGACTATATAGAAGCCATAGAATGGGCACAGGATTTTGCCCGACATAATCGTGAAATTATGATGGAACGCGTGTTGGCGGCATTATCGACACAAATAACTAAACCTTTTACGACACAGCAACAGGCGGTGAACTGCCACCATAACTATGTACAAAAGGAAATGCACTTTGGCGAAGAAGTACTGGTGACTCGAAAAGGAGCCGTTTCAGCTCAGAAAGGTGAAATGGGGATCATCCCTGGTTCAATGGGCGCTAAGAGCTTTATTGTAAGAGGAAAAGGAAATGCCGAAAGTTTCTGTTCATGTAGTCATGGCGCAGGACGCGTAATGAGCCGAACAGCAGCGAAAAAAGCTTTTAGTGTTGAAGACCAAATTCGAGCAACAGCACATGTGGAATGTCGAAAAGATGAAGATGTGATTGATGAAATTCCGATGGCTTATAAGGATATTGATGCTGTTATGAAGGCTCAGTTATCACTTGTTGAGGTTGTTCATACACTACGACAGGTTGTTTGTGTAAAAGGATAA
- the mrpI gene encoding phase variation DNA invertase MrpI: protein MKQRKFLTRFEINSILKQAKEGRYPERDYCMFLMCFLHGFRVSELCNLTLSDIDLESRILYVRRLKGGLSTTQPIIEEEYEALVNWLKKRETWREADSEWVFLSQKTGPISRQQVYGLLRRLGKDANVSIAPHPHMLRHACGYALADLGRDTRLIQDYLGHRNISHTVIYTASNSKRFVHIWDARN, encoded by the coding sequence ATGAAGCAGCGCAAGTTTCTTACACGTTTTGAGATCAATTCTATTTTGAAGCAAGCAAAGGAAGGACGGTATCCAGAAAGAGATTACTGTATGTTTTTAATGTGTTTTTTACATGGGTTTCGCGTGAGCGAGCTATGTAATTTAACCTTAAGCGATATTGATTTAGAAAGTCGAATACTCTATGTCAGACGCTTAAAAGGCGGTTTATCAACAACACAACCGATTATCGAAGAGGAGTATGAAGCGTTAGTTAACTGGTTGAAAAAAAGGGAAACATGGAGAGAGGCTGACTCAGAATGGGTCTTTTTATCCCAAAAAACAGGTCCAATTTCTCGTCAACAAGTGTATGGATTACTTCGCCGTTTAGGTAAAGATGCTAATGTATCCATAGCCCCTCATCCCCATATGTTACGCCATGCATGTGGCTATGCACTCGCTGATTTAGGTAGAGATACTCGTTTAATTCAAGATTATTTAGGACATCGTAATATTTCACATACTGTTATCTATACTGCAAGTAATTCAAAACGATTTGTTCACATTTGGGATGCAAGAAATTAA